A section of the Rubritalea squalenifaciens DSM 18772 genome encodes:
- a CDS encoding ABC transporter substrate-binding protein, producing MPRSIHNEYLDHRFEISGEVKRVVSLVSSATEYLGEMGLLERVVGVSEYCDRYVDTEGMEVVGQYVTADIERIVQLEPDLLLMTTGIQRKLGLRMAKAGVPVYNLPLPVSFEGMLENVMLLGGLMDEMGKARQLVEWLRERAAKLRAEQIFEQRPRVYVELWLGRHMRAVGGLSYIRDLVEMAGGELVYGERSQGYFVPELDEVKRLIPDVYVFFHEPEYRVDGAALVRERGWDESIPVVMSDVTMGENVIQDGPSMLDTVVWLREQMRIAKRGGI from the coding sequence AGATTTCTGGCGAGGTGAAGCGCGTGGTGAGCCTGGTCTCATCGGCTACCGAGTATCTTGGTGAGATGGGCTTGTTAGAGCGTGTGGTCGGGGTGAGTGAGTACTGTGATCGCTACGTGGATACCGAAGGCATGGAGGTGGTGGGGCAGTATGTGACGGCAGATATTGAGCGAATTGTGCAGCTGGAGCCAGATCTACTGCTGATGACGACGGGGATTCAGCGCAAGCTGGGGCTTCGTATGGCGAAGGCAGGGGTGCCGGTCTATAATCTGCCGCTTCCTGTGAGCTTTGAGGGCATGCTGGAGAATGTGATGCTGCTTGGTGGCTTGATGGATGAGATGGGGAAGGCGAGGCAGTTGGTCGAGTGGCTTCGTGAGCGAGCGGCCAAGCTGCGGGCGGAGCAGATTTTTGAGCAGCGGCCACGGGTGTACGTGGAGCTGTGGCTGGGCAGGCATATGCGTGCTGTCGGTGGTTTGAGTTATATCCGTGATCTGGTAGAAATGGCGGGTGGAGAATTAGTCTATGGAGAGCGCTCCCAGGGCTACTTCGTACCTGAGCTGGATGAGGTTAAGCGACTGATTCCTGATGTGTACGTCTTTTTCCATGAACCGGAATACCGGGTGGATGGCGCTGCGCTGGTGCGTGAGCGAGGGTGGGATGAGAGTATTCCTGTGGTGATGAGTGACGTGACCATGGGGGAGAATGTGATCCAGGATGGTCCGAGTATGTTGGACACGGTGGTGTGGCTACGTGAGCAGATGCGGATAGCCAAACGTGGAGGAATTTGA